In a genomic window of Microterricola viridarii:
- a CDS encoding PadR family transcriptional regulator, with amino-acid sequence MGGSFPAGGFGAGNRGDGMWQMMEQLRGAFEKRAGSRMGRGDVRTAVLTLLAEQPMHGYQIIREVEERSGGSWKPSAGSVYPTLQLLSDEGLIAAEESNGRKIYALTDAGRAEAAGAAASAPWDASAAGDSSGFTALPKAGIELAQAAAQVGRTGTPEQVQQAVAVLDEARRRLYSILAQD; translated from the coding sequence ATGGGTGGTTCGTTCCCCGCCGGCGGATTTGGCGCCGGCAATCGAGGCGATGGGATGTGGCAGATGATGGAGCAGCTGCGGGGCGCATTCGAGAAACGCGCCGGCTCCCGCATGGGCAGGGGTGATGTGCGCACCGCGGTGCTGACGCTGCTCGCCGAGCAGCCGATGCACGGCTACCAGATCATCCGCGAGGTCGAGGAGCGCAGCGGCGGCAGTTGGAAGCCGAGCGCCGGCTCGGTGTACCCGACGCTGCAGCTCCTCTCCGACGAGGGGCTGATCGCCGCGGAGGAGTCGAACGGGCGCAAGATCTACGCGCTCACCGACGCGGGCCGCGCCGAGGCCGCGGGCGCCGCGGCATCCGCCCCCTGGGACGCCTCGGCCGCGGGCGACAGCTCCGGGTTCACCGCCCTGCCCAAGGCCGGCATCGAACTCGCTCAGGCGGCCGCACAGGTGGGGCGGACGGGCACGCCCGAACAGGTGCAGCAGGCCGTCGCCGTGCTCGATGAGGCCCGGCGCCGGCTCTACTCGATCCTCGCGCAGGACTGA
- a CDS encoding cation-translocating P-type ATPase: MPDEVASSTSTEGAFLLDAEAVAAQLGVDPATGLSDAEAAGRLAADGPNELRGTPPVPTWRKILAQFQDPLIYLLLAAVAISLLAWAVEGAHGAPVDSIVIAAIIVLNAIIGYTQEAKAADAVAALGAMTAASSTVLRGGELKTVPSSELVRGDILVLTEGDAVGADARLLTATGLRIQEASLTGESASVTKNAATLPEPAPLGDRANMVFKGTSVAQGVGRAVVTATGMATEMGAIAEMLDATVEEPTPLQNEIKRISKALGIIVVIVALVVMITFILVQGVTSPADLVVVLLLGVSLAVAAVPEGLPTILSVILAIGVQRMAKRNAVVKKLSSVEALGSASVICTDKTGTLTRNEMTIERIVTASGQADVTGVGYRPIGEVVGRDGELAGAQRFEAQLVLGAGTLANDAQLTERDGEWQIQGDPTEAAFLVAARKLEGITGQIARFRRRGEIPFTSERKMMSTLDQDSADGTLVLFSKGAPDVLLERCTRLQVGEGTVPLTAALRQQAQAEVEALSAQAFRTLGVAYRVVDAAERSVDPADELDPALEQELVYAGVVGIIDPPRGEAAAAIAEAHRAGIRVIMITGDHPVTAVRIAADLGIVGSSARAVTGAELDTLDAAQLRAVTRDVSVYARVSPEHKLRLVDALQADGQIVSMTGDGVNDAPALKSADIGVAMGITGTEVTKEAARMILADDNFATIVAAVRQGRVIFDNIKKFLRYLLSSNVGEVLTVFLGVLFAGLIGLSDASGEGLVLPLLATQILWINLITDSTPALAMGIDPEVDDVMARRPRGLTDRAIDARMWGGILSIGLVMALAALFSIDMFLPGGLVEGHDTLEVARTVGFTTLVFAQLFNALNARSETSSAFRKMFSNTWLWGSILLGILLQIAVVQVPFLQVAFGTAPLDLAHWGACIALGSVVLWYDEIRKLILRALARRRGAAPVAPVAPPSPTF, from the coding sequence ATGCCAGACGAAGTTGCCAGCAGCACATCCACCGAGGGCGCGTTCCTCCTGGATGCCGAGGCCGTCGCGGCGCAGCTGGGTGTCGACCCGGCAACCGGACTCTCCGACGCGGAGGCGGCCGGGCGGCTCGCGGCCGACGGCCCGAACGAGCTGCGCGGCACACCGCCGGTTCCGACCTGGCGGAAGATCCTGGCCCAGTTCCAAGACCCGCTGATCTACCTGCTGCTCGCCGCCGTCGCGATCTCGCTGTTGGCCTGGGCGGTCGAGGGCGCGCACGGCGCCCCCGTCGACTCAATCGTGATCGCCGCCATCATCGTCCTGAACGCGATCATCGGCTACACGCAGGAGGCGAAGGCCGCGGATGCCGTCGCGGCACTCGGCGCGATGACCGCCGCGAGCTCCACCGTGCTGCGCGGCGGCGAGCTGAAGACCGTGCCCTCCAGCGAGCTGGTGCGCGGCGACATCCTCGTGCTCACGGAGGGCGACGCCGTCGGGGCGGATGCCCGGCTGCTCACCGCCACTGGGCTGCGCATCCAGGAGGCCTCCCTGACCGGCGAGAGCGCGTCGGTCACCAAGAACGCCGCGACACTGCCGGAGCCCGCCCCACTCGGCGACCGGGCGAACATGGTGTTCAAGGGCACCTCGGTGGCTCAGGGCGTCGGCCGCGCCGTCGTCACCGCCACCGGCATGGCGACCGAGATGGGGGCGATCGCCGAGATGCTCGACGCGACCGTCGAGGAGCCGACGCCGCTGCAGAACGAGATCAAGCGCATCAGCAAGGCGCTCGGCATCATCGTCGTGATCGTCGCCCTCGTCGTGATGATCACCTTCATCCTGGTGCAGGGCGTCACCTCGCCCGCCGACCTCGTCGTCGTGCTGCTGCTCGGCGTCTCCCTCGCCGTCGCCGCCGTGCCGGAGGGGCTGCCCACGATCCTGTCCGTGATCCTGGCGATCGGCGTGCAGCGCATGGCCAAACGCAACGCGGTCGTGAAGAAGCTCAGCTCGGTGGAGGCGCTCGGCTCCGCGTCGGTGATCTGCACCGACAAGACCGGCACGCTCACCCGCAACGAGATGACGATCGAACGGATCGTGACGGCCTCCGGGCAGGCCGACGTCACCGGCGTCGGCTACCGCCCGATCGGCGAGGTGGTGGGGCGCGACGGCGAGTTGGCGGGCGCGCAGCGCTTCGAGGCGCAACTGGTGCTCGGCGCCGGCACCCTGGCGAACGACGCGCAGCTCACCGAGCGCGACGGCGAGTGGCAGATCCAGGGCGACCCCACCGAGGCCGCCTTCCTCGTGGCCGCCCGCAAGCTCGAGGGCATCACCGGCCAGATCGCCCGCTTCCGACGCCGGGGCGAGATCCCGTTCACCTCGGAGCGGAAGATGATGTCGACGCTGGACCAGGACAGCGCGGACGGCACCCTCGTCCTGTTCAGCAAGGGAGCCCCGGACGTGCTGCTCGAACGCTGCACCCGCCTCCAGGTCGGCGAGGGCACCGTGCCGCTCACCGCGGCGCTCCGGCAGCAGGCGCAGGCCGAGGTGGAGGCCCTGTCCGCCCAGGCCTTCCGCACGCTCGGCGTCGCCTACCGGGTTGTGGATGCCGCCGAGCGATCTGTCGATCCCGCGGACGAGCTCGACCCGGCGCTGGAGCAGGAACTCGTCTACGCCGGCGTCGTCGGCATCATCGACCCGCCGCGCGGCGAGGCCGCGGCGGCCATCGCCGAGGCGCACCGGGCCGGCATCCGCGTCATCATGATCACCGGCGACCACCCCGTCACCGCCGTGCGGATCGCCGCCGACCTCGGCATCGTCGGGTCGAGCGCGCGGGCTGTCACCGGTGCAGAGCTGGACACGCTGGATGCCGCGCAATTGCGCGCCGTCACCCGCGACGTGTCGGTGTACGCCCGGGTCTCCCCCGAGCACAAGCTGCGCCTCGTCGACGCCCTGCAGGCCGACGGGCAGATCGTGTCGATGACCGGCGACGGCGTGAACGACGCCCCGGCGCTCAAGTCCGCGGACATCGGCGTCGCGATGGGCATCACCGGCACGGAGGTGACGAAGGAGGCGGCGCGCATGATCCTCGCCGACGACAACTTCGCCACGATTGTCGCGGCCGTCCGGCAGGGCCGGGTGATCTTCGACAACATCAAGAAATTCTTGCGCTACCTGCTCTCCTCCAACGTCGGCGAGGTGCTCACCGTCTTCCTCGGCGTGCTCTTCGCCGGGCTGATCGGCCTCTCCGACGCGAGCGGCGAGGGGCTCGTGCTGCCGCTGCTGGCAACCCAGATCCTGTGGATCAACCTGATCACCGACTCCACCCCCGCGCTGGCCATGGGCATCGACCCCGAGGTGGACGACGTCATGGCGCGCCGGCCCCGCGGTCTGACCGACCGGGCCATCGACGCGCGCATGTGGGGCGGCATCCTCTCCATCGGACTCGTGATGGCGCTGGCCGCCCTGTTCTCGATTGACATGTTCTTGCCCGGCGGCCTCGTCGAGGGCCACGACACCCTGGAGGTGGCCCGCACGGTCGGGTTCACCACGCTCGTCTTCGCCCAGCTGTTCAACGCCCTGAACGCCCGCTCGGAGACGAGTAGCGCGTTCCGGAAGATGTTCTCCAACACGTGGCTCTGGGGCTCGATCCTGCTGGGAATCCTGCTGCAGATCGCCGTCGTGCAGGTGCCGTTCCTGCAGGTGGCGTTCGGCACGGCGCCGCTGGATCTGGCCCACTGGGGCGCGTGCATCGCGCTCGGCTCCGTGGTGCTCTGGTACGACGAGATCCGCAAGCTCATCCTGCGTGCGCTCGCCCGGCGGCGCGGAGCGGCGCCGGTGGCGCCGGTGGCGCCGCCGTCGCCGACGTTCTAG
- a CDS encoding ABC transporter substrate-binding protein: MTILRKSLAVLGATALVAGLAACSATASGPGTGAGAESASTEPIRFGVALPQTGNNAQYGEYFTQGFELALKQLNDEGGINGRAVELQYEDTQADPAQAPAVAQKFVDDPTILASLGDFGTPASAAASPIYQAGGLVQFAFSASASTVTDPGDFVFATWVSQEFEAPRLADFAATKGSKQAVFFHDTDWGADTHGFFADRSEEIGQDTVYESAYDPKSTDFRPLLLTAAAANPEVIVLISYAADGALITSQARELGIDVPIVGISSNYNQQFIELAGPAAEGFETLSYFTPSNPDPSVQQFVSDFSAEYDVATPSDYAIRAYDALKIVAWAAAQEPSRDGIRTALATGSDIPTILYGPITFSENRRVTDAEQFALVVKDGEFVLAE, from the coding sequence ATGACAATTCTTCGCAAGAGCCTCGCCGTCTTGGGCGCGACCGCGCTCGTCGCGGGCCTCGCCGCCTGCAGCGCGACCGCCTCCGGCCCCGGCACCGGTGCCGGAGCCGAGTCCGCGAGCACCGAGCCGATCCGTTTCGGCGTCGCACTGCCCCAGACGGGCAACAATGCCCAGTACGGCGAGTACTTCACGCAGGGCTTCGAGCTCGCGCTCAAGCAGCTCAACGACGAGGGCGGCATCAACGGCCGCGCGGTCGAGCTGCAGTACGAAGACACCCAGGCCGACCCGGCGCAGGCACCGGCCGTGGCCCAGAAGTTCGTCGACGACCCGACGATCCTCGCTTCGCTCGGCGACTTCGGCACGCCGGCCTCGGCCGCGGCGAGCCCGATCTACCAGGCCGGCGGCCTCGTGCAGTTCGCCTTCTCGGCGTCTGCGTCGACCGTGACCGACCCGGGTGACTTCGTCTTCGCCACCTGGGTGTCCCAGGAGTTCGAGGCGCCCCGCCTGGCCGACTTCGCCGCCACCAAGGGCAGCAAGCAGGCCGTCTTCTTCCACGACACGGACTGGGGCGCCGACACGCACGGCTTCTTCGCCGACCGCTCGGAGGAGATCGGCCAGGACACCGTCTACGAGAGCGCATACGACCCCAAGTCGACCGACTTCCGGCCTCTCCTGCTCACCGCGGCGGCCGCCAACCCCGAGGTGATCGTGCTGATCTCCTACGCGGCCGACGGCGCACTGATCACCTCCCAGGCCCGTGAGCTCGGCATCGACGTGCCCATCGTGGGCATCAGCTCGAACTACAACCAGCAGTTCATCGAGCTCGCCGGCCCCGCCGCGGAGGGCTTCGAGACGCTCAGCTACTTCACGCCGAGCAACCCGGACCCGAGCGTGCAGCAGTTCGTCTCGGACTTCTCGGCCGAGTACGACGTGGCTACCCCGAGTGACTACGCGATCCGCGCCTACGACGCGCTCAAGATCGTCGCCTGGGCCGCCGCCCAGGAACCGAGCCGCGACGGCATCCGCACCGCGCTGGCCACCGGCAGCGACATCCCGACGATCCTCTACGGCCCGATCACGTTCTCCGAGAACCGCCGGGTGACGGATGCCGAGCAGTTCGCGCTCGTCGTCAAGGACGGCGAGTTCGTCCTCGCCGAGTAG
- a CDS encoding ABC transporter permease translates to MDILLAGIISGSTYALIALGVSLIYGVSNIVNFAHGATFAIGAMLGWFVASVLGFPLWAVIIVVIAATALLGWVIHFIAIKPLGSAPPIAALLTTFAVGIILDNTSQRIFGAETRRFPALLEQGNLELFGFRFGTLGLVILGVSLACFVALALFITRTKYGRAIRATAQDSEAAQQMGIPVARIQAASFVIASALGGIAGVLVGMYYSNVSPTIGFMAGVQGFAAATLGGLGSLAGAVVGGLILGIAEAFGVSIWGDSARQLITFGVLIGVLWIRPGGILGRVPAVGSEPMTGTFFGAGRPLTLKPWQYAVLACAGILLVFPASDYILRAGSLVWIYALFALSLTIVSGFAGQIVLGQAGALAIGAYTSALLMTKAEWPFVPSFLAAGLVAAVISVILVAPTWRLRGHYVSMATLGTGAFIAALALNLPWLTNGARGIFAIPRPEVFGFEIASAPAMYLFTFAILVVFMLLVSRLGTSHLGRTWAAVREDEVAAASSGIHPAAYKSLAFGIGSAIAGFAGALYASQLTYIEPAQFGINLSVLAVTIVVLGGMRAPMGVMVGALVLVAVPEIFRPLYEWRYFFYGALLLALVIFRPQGLWARVENVPAWLHAPLRRTRALVGRRSE, encoded by the coding sequence ATGGACATACTGCTCGCGGGCATCATCAGCGGCAGCACCTACGCACTCATCGCGCTGGGGGTCTCGCTCATCTACGGTGTCTCGAACATCGTCAACTTCGCGCACGGCGCGACCTTCGCCATCGGGGCGATGCTGGGCTGGTTCGTTGCCTCGGTGCTCGGGTTCCCACTGTGGGCCGTGATCATCGTCGTGATCGCCGCCACCGCCCTCCTCGGCTGGGTGATCCACTTCATCGCGATCAAGCCGCTGGGCTCCGCCCCGCCCATCGCGGCGCTCCTCACCACCTTCGCCGTCGGGATCATCCTCGACAACACCTCGCAGCGCATCTTCGGCGCCGAGACCCGGCGCTTCCCGGCGCTGCTCGAACAGGGCAACTTGGAGCTGTTCGGCTTCCGCTTCGGCACGCTCGGCCTCGTCATCCTCGGCGTGAGCCTGGCCTGCTTCGTGGCGCTCGCGCTGTTCATCACCCGCACCAAGTACGGCCGGGCGATCCGGGCCACCGCGCAAGACAGCGAAGCCGCCCAGCAGATGGGAATCCCCGTCGCGCGGATCCAGGCGGCCTCCTTCGTCATCGCCTCGGCGCTCGGCGGCATCGCCGGCGTGCTCGTGGGCATGTACTACTCCAACGTCTCCCCCACCATCGGCTTCATGGCCGGCGTGCAGGGTTTCGCCGCGGCGACCCTCGGCGGCCTCGGCAGCCTCGCCGGTGCCGTCGTCGGCGGCCTCATCCTGGGCATCGCCGAGGCCTTCGGCGTCTCCATCTGGGGCGACTCCGCCCGCCAGCTCATCACCTTCGGCGTGCTCATCGGCGTGCTCTGGATCCGCCCCGGCGGCATCCTCGGGCGCGTCCCCGCCGTCGGCTCCGAGCCGATGACCGGCACCTTCTTCGGCGCGGGCCGGCCGCTCACCCTCAAGCCATGGCAGTACGCCGTGCTCGCCTGTGCGGGCATCCTGCTCGTCTTCCCCGCCAGCGACTACATCCTGCGCGCGGGGAGCCTCGTCTGGATCTACGCGCTCTTCGCCCTCTCGCTCACCATCGTCAGCGGCTTCGCCGGCCAGATCGTGCTCGGCCAGGCCGGCGCCCTCGCGATCGGCGCGTACACCTCCGCCCTGCTGATGACGAAGGCCGAATGGCCGTTCGTGCCCAGCTTCCTCGCCGCCGGCCTCGTCGCCGCCGTCATCTCCGTCATCCTCGTCGCCCCCACCTGGCGGCTGCGTGGCCACTACGTCTCGATGGCGACGCTCGGGACCGGCGCGTTCATCGCGGCGCTCGCCCTCAACCTGCCCTGGCTCACCAACGGCGCCCGCGGCATCTTCGCGATCCCGCGCCCGGAGGTCTTCGGCTTCGAGATCGCGAGCGCCCCGGCAATGTACCTCTTCACCTTCGCGATCCTCGTCGTCTTCATGCTCCTCGTCTCCCGGCTCGGCACCTCCCACCTCGGGCGCACCTGGGCGGCCGTGCGCGAGGACGAGGTGGCCGCGGCCTCCTCCGGCATCCACCCGGCCGCCTACAAGTCGCTCGCCTTCGGCATCGGCTCGGCCATCGCCGGATTCGCCGGCGCGCTCTACGCGAGCCAGCTGACCTACATCGAGCCGGCCCAGTTCGGCATCAACCTCTCGGTGCTCGCCGTGACGATCGTCGTGCTCGGCGGCATGCGCGCCCCGATGGGCGTCATGGTCGGCGCGCTCGTGCTCGTCGCCGTCCCGGAGATCTTCCGCCCGCTCTACGAGTGGCGCTACTTCTTCTACGGGGCGCTGCTGCTCGCGCTCGTGATCTTCCGCCCGCAGGGGCTGTGGGCGCGCGTCGAGAACGTGCCGGCCTGGCTGCACGCCCCGCTGCGGCGAACACGCGCCCTCGTGGGAAGGAGATCGGAATGA
- a CDS encoding ABC transporter ATP-binding protein gives MTATPLLAVHGLHKSFGGLHVVDDVELSITEGEVVSIIGPNGSGKTTTLNLISGVLRADAGSVRLAGTELRHFKPHQIAAQGLTRTFQNGRVIGNLTVRDNVLVGLEAVQRVGRPFAALRGIPGIRWIPLLAETVLAIVGTPALRRQSVLDNAAVDAQIARFGERLAPRTENFSFTLSYANRRRTEIARALISRPRLLVLDEPTAGMNQTETAEVMHQLLDLKAAGQTMLLVEHKLDLVMTVSDRVIVLDNGRIIAQGTPEQVRNDPRVIEAYLGKRHAPAPEAQPAVAQPAHSQPTGATA, from the coding sequence ATGACCGCGACTCCGCTGCTCGCCGTCCACGGCCTGCACAAGAGCTTCGGCGGGCTGCACGTCGTCGACGACGTCGAGCTCAGCATCACCGAGGGCGAGGTGGTGAGCATCATCGGCCCCAACGGCTCCGGCAAGACGACGACGCTCAACCTGATCTCCGGGGTGCTGCGGGCGGATGCCGGCTCCGTGCGCCTCGCCGGAACCGAGCTGCGCCACTTCAAACCGCACCAGATCGCCGCGCAGGGCCTGACCCGCACCTTCCAGAACGGCCGCGTGATCGGCAACCTGACGGTGCGCGACAACGTGCTCGTCGGGCTGGAGGCCGTGCAGCGGGTCGGGCGGCCGTTCGCCGCCCTGCGCGGCATCCCCGGCATCCGCTGGATCCCGCTGCTCGCCGAGACCGTGCTCGCGATCGTCGGCACCCCGGCGCTGCGCCGACAGAGCGTTCTCGACAACGCCGCCGTCGACGCGCAGATCGCCCGCTTCGGCGAGCGCCTGGCGCCGCGCACCGAGAACTTCAGCTTCACCCTCTCCTACGCCAACCGCCGACGCACCGAGATTGCGCGCGCGCTGATCTCGCGGCCGAGGCTGCTCGTGTTGGACGAGCCGACGGCCGGCATGAACCAGACGGAGACGGCCGAGGTGATGCACCAGCTGCTCGACCTCAAGGCGGCCGGGCAGACGATGCTCCTCGTCGAGCACAAGCTCGACCTGGTGATGACGGTCTCCGACCGCGTCATCGTGCTCGACAACGGGCGCATCATCGCGCAGGGCACCCCCGAGCAGGTGCGCAACGACCCCCGCGTGATCGAGGCCTACCTCGGCAAGCGCCACGCACCGGCGCCAGAAGCGCAACCGGCAGTCGCGCAGCCGGCCCACTCACAGCCAACGGGAGCCACCGCATGA
- a CDS encoding ABC transporter ATP-binding protein, translating into MTALLRLDGVNTFYGTSQALFDVNIEVGEGEIVCLLGGNASGKSTTMKTILGLVTPSSGTVSLGGTDVTSWNCGRRITAGLASVPEARRVFGDMTVEENLLTGAYVRRDRRGILSSLDEIYEAFPRLAERKRQRAGTMSGGEQQMLAFGRALMSKPKLVCMDEPTMGLAPIIVDQVLEMISDVNARLGVSVLIVEQNAELSLSIADRGYVLRTGHIAVSGTASSLLGDASVREAYLGSPVEVGAATTTIKEKQ; encoded by the coding sequence ATGACCGCCCTGCTGCGCCTGGACGGCGTCAACACCTTCTACGGCACCAGTCAGGCGCTCTTCGACGTCAACATCGAGGTGGGAGAGGGCGAGATCGTCTGCCTGCTCGGCGGCAACGCCTCCGGCAAGTCCACGACGATGAAGACCATCCTCGGCCTCGTCACCCCGAGCAGCGGAACAGTGAGCCTCGGCGGGACCGATGTCACGAGCTGGAACTGCGGTCGCCGCATCACCGCCGGGCTGGCCTCCGTGCCCGAGGCGCGACGCGTCTTCGGCGACATGACGGTCGAGGAGAACCTGCTGACCGGCGCCTACGTGCGCCGTGACCGCCGCGGCATCCTGAGCAGCCTGGACGAGATCTACGAGGCCTTCCCCCGGCTGGCCGAGCGCAAGCGGCAGCGGGCGGGCACCATGTCCGGCGGCGAGCAGCAGATGCTCGCCTTCGGCCGCGCCCTCATGAGCAAGCCCAAGCTCGTCTGCATGGACGAGCCGACGATGGGCCTCGCCCCCATCATCGTCGACCAGGTGCTCGAGATGATCTCAGACGTCAACGCCCGCCTCGGGGTGAGCGTGCTCATCGTCGAGCAGAACGCCGAGCTCTCGCTCTCGATCGCCGATCGGGGCTATGTGCTGCGCACCGGCCACATCGCGGTGTCGGGAACGGCGTCCTCGCTGCTCGGCGACGCCAGCGTGCGCGAGGCCTATCTCGGCAGCCCCGTCGAGGTCGGCGCGGCAACAACCACCATCAAGGAGAAGCAATGA
- a CDS encoding carboxymuconolactone decarboxylase family protein — protein sequence MTDVIDAISGLDTAQSAALRGHRPDVVSSAQASYDALLPQSLDADPVPGFELPTRLLVAARSARLEHAPAALAHYAERLSAHAGHPALLAVVESGPDRGAGLLASRRERAILRHVELLVARPAATTASDLDALTAAGLTAAEIVVLSQIVSFVSFQVRIAHGLTVLKGTL from the coding sequence ATGACGGATGTGATCGACGCCATTTCCGGGCTCGACACCGCGCAGAGCGCCGCGCTGCGCGGCCACCGCCCGGATGTCGTGAGCTCGGCCCAGGCGAGCTACGACGCCCTGCTGCCGCAGAGCCTCGACGCCGACCCGGTGCCCGGGTTCGAGCTGCCCACCCGCCTGCTCGTCGCCGCCCGGTCCGCCCGGCTGGAGCACGCGCCGGCCGCCCTCGCCCACTACGCGGAGCGGCTCTCCGCCCACGCCGGGCATCCGGCACTGCTCGCCGTCGTGGAGAGCGGGCCGGACCGGGGCGCCGGCCTCCTCGCCTCCCGGCGCGAACGCGCCATCCTGCGCCATGTCGAGCTGCTCGTGGCCCGGCCGGCGGCGACGACGGCCTCCGACCTCGACGCCCTCACCGCCGCCGGCCTCACCGCGGCGGAGATCGTCGTGTTGAGCCAGATCGTCTCCTTCGTCTCGTTCCAGGTGCGCATCGCACATGGGCTGACCGTCCTGAAGGGAACCCTGTGA
- a CDS encoding peroxidase-related enzyme (This protein belongs to a clade of uncharacterized proteins related to peroxidases such as the alkylhydroperoxidase AhpD.) gives MSESRFSTDERAWHAWITPVDPATGTEPQREAIEASIWPNSPYFRLLAWHPASLHARTLVDQAVFLGRPGLRRGERELAATVVSRVNGCVLCTSVHARLSITFTKREDEVRALLEHGIDAELDPRWRAITDAAAALTAIPNAFGPEHVAALQAVGLNAAEVLDIVQSGAFFAWANRLMLSLGEPLPPAADDAQAIADQQANDARAHTSED, from the coding sequence GTGAGCGAGTCACGTTTCAGCACAGACGAGCGGGCCTGGCATGCCTGGATCACGCCCGTCGACCCGGCAACCGGAACCGAGCCCCAGCGCGAGGCCATCGAGGCCAGCATCTGGCCCAACTCCCCCTACTTCCGCCTGCTGGCCTGGCACCCGGCCTCCCTGCACGCGCGCACCCTCGTCGACCAGGCCGTCTTCCTCGGCCGGCCCGGCCTCCGCCGCGGCGAGCGGGAACTCGCGGCGACGGTCGTCTCGCGGGTCAACGGCTGCGTGCTCTGCACGAGCGTGCACGCCCGGCTGAGCATCACCTTCACCAAGCGCGAGGACGAGGTGCGCGCCCTGCTCGAGCACGGCATCGACGCCGAGCTGGACCCGCGCTGGCGGGCCATCACCGACGCGGCGGCCGCACTCACCGCGATCCCCAACGCCTTCGGCCCCGAGCATGTGGCGGCGCTGCAGGCGGTCGGGCTGAACGCGGCCGAGGTGCTCGACATCGTGCAGTCCGGCGCCTTCTTCGCCTGGGCCAACCGGCTCATGTTGAGCCTCGGCGAGCCGCTGCCGCCCGCCGCGGACGACGCGCAGGCCATCGCCGACCAGCAGGCCAACGACGCGCGTGCACACACGAGCGAGGACTGA